The DNA segment CATAGACCAACATATGAACACAAACATATCATTGTGAAATCTACTACTAGAAAAAATTCAGTATTCGACCAAATATAACAAACTAGTTGATTTACTATAACATAAAAAATACTcttttgatttttaaattctAAGATGAAAACTAGACACAAACATAATGCTAAATCTAGAATACAATATAATAAAAAGGAATAACTTTATATGTATCTATAATATACCTATCAATCAAAAGATAAaatgatattttttttaaattaccgATACTGAAATTGAGTAAAAATACAAACCGATACACTAGACAGGGGCGGAGCTTTTAAGGGGTAAGGGGGTGCACCCGTCCCCGCTAATGTTTCGGTTAGTAGTGTAATTTATTTGATTTTTCGTCTgaaattttttaaaatatataggtCCGCACCCActaattattttgcctaaatattgTCTGCCCCTACCAAGTTTATTGCCAAAAAAATTCATACATATTTTCGTATTGAGTTAAAATAAAATGTGGAGAATGAGGCTATTAGtaattttttataattgtttttaaacTTGAAGTGAGTTTAAGTAAAGTCTgaaactagtttttatataaatgaaACTTGAGTGTtcaaatttagtttttttttatggGCAAGAACGGATCTTTTGAATAAATGAAGattattatttagttttattttgaGTTATTATTGTTTGACTCCACCCGAACATATAACCCGAAACATAGCGATAGGAAAAAAGAAGCCGAAAACACTAAAAATGAATACAGGTATCGATACTGTTTTTTCAGTTTTCATTTCAAAACTTACTGAAACCGTAGGGATCAAGGAACTCATCAACATGCCATCCGGGCAACGTTTCAACCAAATACTCAGATACACTAGCATCTTCTTCATGACTCACACTACAATTAgagtgattattattattatacgtCAAATCACTGTTTTGATGGATCGAAGCTCCAAAACCCGAGCTTTCAATCGAAGCATTCGAGTTTGAAGACGATGGAGTTTGGTGATCGTAACATGATAACTTAACTCCAGTGAGTAGAAACCGAgtgtgtttttgtgtgtgttcGTTGGCTGTGTGAATCGGTACGTCGCATTCTCTACATAAAATAGCTCGATCTTCTTTGCAAAACAGAAACGCTCTCCTCTCCTGcttgttttataaaaatcaatACACATGATAACATTAGAATCAATTATGGCATTATTCATCGGTACcagtatcagtatcagtatcagtaTTCATTTGTATGGTTTTTGGTTTCAGTATTAGTATTAGTTATTAGTAGGTTCTGGCTATTTTTGGGGTACTTTTACACTACGGATACCGAGGCAGTTCTAAAATTGGTGTGTTTATGCTTTTACTCATTCTTGGTACCTGACAAATATCGCAGCGTGGTGGTGAGTCTTTGAAAGAAGGTTGAAGAAGAGGGAAGCGCGGGTGTTTGTTGGCGAGCTTGTTAGCGTGGTGAACACGGTGGTCGCAGGCGGAGCAGAGGGAGGCTTCGTCGGCGGTGCAGAAAACAACGGCCTCGGATGCCTCACAAACGTCGCACTGGATTTTCATTGATATTGTGGGGTTTGGGAGTTACTAGATGTGTGATGGACCTTTTGATAATTCATAAGAGTGTGTATATATAACTATAAGGGAAAAGGGCATGGGGACATAGctaagttgtgtgttttgattgtgtagaTCTAAGGGTAGGGGCTAGGGACAAATGAAATGGAAATGAAAGTGAAAATGAAATGGCAACTTGGTTCTAAGTGTTAAGAGGGACAAAATTAATATATTCTCTTTTATTAACCAAAAGTTAATAAATTTGTTTGTAGTTGACTGAGAGTTTCTTTAGAGTTCATCCGTCTTGATACTGGCATATCGCCTCTTGCTTAAGTATGTTTAAATGTGAAGTTCTCTCGCTTATAATAAAAAACATGGAATTCACGTTAATATTTGAGGCTATGCATTTCTTATTATCAATGTGAGATTTACATATTATGTTACAATCACCCATTAAGTGATCTATGTGTGATTCACCCGAGGTGTTACACACATTTGAGATGTATTTAGGTGTCTAGTTATAagaacaattagacgaattaaaaAAAATGATCTATGCGTTTCTTATTATCATTGTGAGATATTTTTAGGTCTCTAGTTATAAGAACAATGAAACGAATAAAAAACATCAAGGGGTATAAGAGAAAGAATACAAACATTTGTAACATAAGACATTTCATGTATTATAAGATGTTTTAGGTCTCTAGCAAGTAATGTTTTTTCTTTCTTTCAAGTATgtgttttaatttatatttaaatgATTTCTACAAAATTGCTATTGCATACATCTTTCAA comes from the Helianthus annuus cultivar XRQ/B chromosome 4, HanXRQr2.0-SUNRISE, whole genome shotgun sequence genome and includes:
- the LOC110938197 gene encoding B-box zinc finger protein 21, translating into MKIQCDVCEASEAVVFCTADEASLCSACDHRVHHANKLANKHPRFPLLQPSFKDSPPRCDICQERRAFLFCKEDRAILCRECDVPIHTANEHTQKHTRFLLTGVKLSCYDHQTPSSSNSNASIESSGFGASIHQNSDLTYNNNNHSNCSVSHEEDASVSEYLVETLPGWHVDEFLDPYGFNL